A region of Streptomyces halobius DNA encodes the following proteins:
- a CDS encoding WXG100 family type VII secretion target, with translation MTERRNPEALHEAAAGWRDMGRHLDGLVRDLDRQVGRAAAANWQGPAGEAFAADWHRLKRSVDESLPAFELAAADLETAAASAQHTDDNSNGNGNGADRPAPSPDNSASQSSGGRDAMYGFMAMGQLAAGLGGAFGKRGGGGGQGNRPPVVQKWATSGAAHGPDPFGPPGEGDATPRGGEGIAKGRRTSPPVPEATAAPDPKGKQDGKSSASPAPSAGGQASTGPTARTGNNATGDDAEPDTNPDTNPDAKPGSDAAKPSANQRGAFG, from the coding sequence GTGACCGAGCGACGCAACCCCGAGGCCCTGCACGAGGCGGCGGCCGGCTGGCGGGACATGGGCAGGCACCTCGACGGACTCGTACGGGATCTGGACCGGCAGGTCGGCAGGGCCGCGGCGGCCAACTGGCAGGGGCCGGCGGGCGAGGCGTTCGCGGCGGACTGGCACCGTCTCAAGCGGTCCGTCGACGAGTCGCTGCCGGCCTTCGAACTGGCCGCCGCGGATCTGGAGACCGCCGCCGCCTCCGCGCAGCACACCGACGACAACAGCAACGGGAACGGGAACGGCGCCGACCGGCCCGCGCCGTCCCCGGACAACTCCGCCTCGCAGTCGTCCGGCGGCCGGGATGCGATGTACGGCTTCATGGCGATGGGCCAGCTCGCCGCCGGCCTGGGCGGCGCGTTCGGCAAGCGCGGCGGTGGCGGAGGCCAGGGCAACCGGCCGCCCGTCGTCCAGAAGTGGGCCACCTCCGGGGCGGCGCACGGGCCCGACCCGTTCGGGCCGCCCGGGGAGGGGGACGCCACGCCGCGCGGCGGCGAGGGCATCGCCAAGGGCAGGCGGACCAGCCCGCCGGTCCCAGAGGCCACCGCCGCTCCGGATCCGAAGGGCAAGCAGGACGGGAAGAGTTCCGCCTCCCCGGCCCCGTCCGCCGGCGGTCAGGCGAGCACCGGTCCCACCGCCCGCACGGGCAACAACGCCACGGGCGACGACGCCGAACCCGACACCAATCCCGACACCAATCCCGACGCCAAACCCGGCTCCGACGCCGCCAAGCCCAGCGCCAACCAGCGCGGCGCCTTCGGCTGA
- a CDS encoding ATP-binding protein produces MGDEEVMSASGGGNATDTADTADTARAGYAPHPHIGGRTAVLRALAAWRMRWPGAPRVIVLTGSPGSGRSRLITGFLMLCDPEYRKRLPLDHLDPATVPPELPAPAVPNPEGLTSAQLLWTLADHFELSATRAEDIFTELGAREEPVTIVVPDVDLAGPVRAVDEPARLVQDVLEPLATTGTVHLLADVPRDLATDLAGSLPRGQVQIIDLDEPEWADPEGLALHAETALLAATESPDRPYTTDPDARRALAEAIARRADGNRLTVQLAVQSLLMQPEGFDPSDASQLPSDVGEALDLHARRLGADPRTLRLMLAPLAFAEGRGLPVHLLGTLAGAIAGRDMSQDIADGMMLAAPFVQPVEVADDEPDGVADDELDADGDGDGSGATESGESGESTGTGGRTLLRLLHRGIADAIRAGLPDVRDAQTKIAMALLEAVPEQDWSKADPYIRDHLAAHTLEAGLLPQLLTDPGLFAHADPVSLRAAVEAVPLEQLGAAARTYLRVAPLLTRTQAPAGMRAALLETAFVEDGLAPWAEALHRLGFALPWRTLWSLPVTGASAVTVGSVAEQDGAEAGQGTVSGTPADGAAADGQATVSGTPSTTAPRPVAAILVPEGTPGSRPLPRATDEVTEGTADTTGTAGTAGPEGGATGAAGAAAEGSGSAFLLHDLLRPGYLDADPAQVLRPSEDERAAAPFAISRGADYLRVWARASQEVVAALVSDTPFTGADLSPDGVLVIATERGVTARQITAAVPLAATPTVPAQAAGAHDADASHGLEGDHS; encoded by the coding sequence ATGGGGGACGAGGAAGTCATGAGCGCCTCAGGCGGAGGAAACGCCACAGACACCGCTGACACCGCCGACACCGCACGGGCCGGTTACGCACCGCATCCCCATATCGGCGGCCGCACGGCCGTGCTTCGCGCGCTCGCGGCCTGGCGCATGCGGTGGCCCGGTGCGCCCCGTGTCATCGTGCTCACCGGAAGTCCGGGCAGCGGGCGTTCACGTCTGATCACCGGGTTCCTGATGCTGTGCGACCCCGAGTACCGCAAGCGGCTGCCGCTGGACCACCTGGACCCGGCGACGGTGCCGCCGGAGCTCCCGGCACCCGCCGTACCGAACCCCGAAGGTCTCACCTCCGCCCAGCTGCTGTGGACCCTCGCGGACCATTTCGAGCTGTCGGCCACCCGCGCCGAGGACATCTTCACCGAACTCGGCGCCCGTGAGGAGCCGGTGACGATCGTCGTCCCGGACGTCGACCTGGCCGGTCCGGTACGGGCCGTGGACGAGCCCGCGCGCCTCGTCCAGGACGTCCTCGAACCGCTCGCCACCACCGGAACGGTCCATCTGCTCGCCGACGTACCCCGCGACCTGGCCACCGACCTGGCCGGCTCGCTGCCCCGGGGCCAGGTCCAGATCATCGATCTCGACGAGCCCGAATGGGCCGACCCCGAGGGGCTGGCGCTGCACGCCGAGACCGCGCTCCTCGCGGCCACCGAATCGCCCGACCGCCCGTACACCACCGACCCCGACGCACGCCGCGCGCTTGCCGAGGCGATCGCCCGGCGCGCCGACGGCAACCGGCTGACCGTCCAACTCGCCGTTCAGTCGCTGCTCATGCAGCCCGAGGGCTTCGACCCGTCGGACGCGTCCCAGCTGCCGTCCGATGTCGGTGAGGCGCTGGACCTGCACGCCCGCCGCCTGGGCGCCGATCCGCGGACCCTGCGGCTGATGCTGGCGCCGCTGGCGTTCGCCGAGGGCCGGGGGCTGCCCGTCCATCTGCTGGGGACGCTGGCCGGCGCCATCGCCGGGCGGGACATGAGCCAGGACATCGCGGACGGCATGATGCTCGCGGCACCGTTCGTCCAGCCGGTCGAGGTGGCGGACGACGAGCCGGACGGCGTAGCGGACGACGAGCTGGACGCAGACGGGGACGGCGACGGTTCCGGTGCCACGGAATCCGGGGAATCCGGGGAATCCACGGGCACCGGCGGCCGTACGCTGCTGCGTCTGCTCCACCGTGGCATCGCCGACGCGATCCGCGCCGGTCTGCCGGACGTCCGCGACGCCCAGACCAAGATCGCCATGGCGCTGCTGGAGGCGGTACCCGAACAGGACTGGTCCAAGGCCGATCCGTACATCCGCGACCATCTGGCCGCGCACACCCTGGAAGCCGGCCTGCTCCCCCAACTCCTCACCGACCCCGGCCTGTTCGCACACGCCGACCCGGTGTCGCTGCGGGCCGCCGTCGAGGCCGTACCGCTGGAGCAGCTGGGCGCCGCGGCCCGTACGTATCTGCGCGTCGCTCCCCTGCTCACCCGCACCCAGGCACCGGCCGGGATGCGGGCCGCGTTGCTGGAGACCGCCTTCGTGGAGGACGGGCTGGCGCCCTGGGCGGAGGCGCTGCACCGGCTCGGCTTCGCGCTGCCGTGGCGCACGCTGTGGAGCCTGCCGGTCACGGGGGCGAGCGCGGTGACGGTCGGGTCCGTGGCTGAGCAGGACGGGGCTGAAGCGGGGCAGGGCACAGTCTCCGGCACGCCCGCCGACGGCGCAGCTGCCGACGGCCAGGCCACGGTCTCCGGCACCCCCAGCACGACCGCCCCCCGCCCGGTGGCCGCCATCCTCGTCCCCGAGGGCACCCCTGGCTCCCGTCCGCTGCCACGTGCGACGGACGAGGTTACTGAGGGCACGGCGGATACAACGGGTACGGCGGGTACGGCGGGGCCTGAAGGTGGTGCCACCGGTGCCGCCGGTGCCGCCGCCGAGGGCAGCGGCTCGGCCTTCCTCCTCCACGATCTGCTGCGCCCCGGATACCTCGACGCCGACCCGGCGCAGGTGCTGCGCCCCTCGGAGGACGAGCGGGCGGCGGCGCCGTTCGCGATCAGCCGGGGCGCCGACTATCTGCGCGTCTGGGCCCGCGCGAGTCAGGAGGTGGTGGCCGCCCTGGTCTCCGACACCCCGTTCACCGGCGCCGATCTCTCGCCGGACGGTGTCCTCGTCATCGCCACCGAGCGCGGTGTGACCGCCCGGCAGATCACCGCCGCTGTCCCCCTGGCGGCCACCCCCACCGTGCCGGCCCAGGCCGCCGGCGCCCATGACGCTGACGCTTCCCACGGCCTCGAAGGAGACCACTCGTGA
- a CDS encoding WXG100-like domain-containing protein — translation MSIQLPEGVDWVLDLLGFNWPNVDEDKLFECAQIWRDFAEAVNQANSDGSTAANQVFSANSGEAVEGFSKEWGAYNGSAGGGDNYFRDAAMAAEVIAFAFDAAALAVIAGKIAVIVQLVITAAELIAAQAAAPFTLGLSELGAAGATQASRVIIRQILDKLKREVMEAATKAMEHATMDAIKKMTKELAQKAVSKEARKLVTDYAKQQVKETVKDTVKETVVDAAKEKAVEAGTEMAQNVAEQGVENHFGARDGIDWGETADIGKEKAGEYVDGVKEGAAGLADPNTYIDHAKEDLTNRGLDAAQRHVDNRTGGAATNNPEATDAARSAVTDEVRSVFG, via the coding sequence GTGTCAATCCAGCTGCCAGAAGGGGTCGACTGGGTCCTCGACCTCCTCGGATTCAACTGGCCGAATGTCGACGAGGACAAGCTCTTCGAATGCGCCCAGATCTGGCGCGACTTCGCCGAAGCGGTGAATCAGGCGAATTCCGACGGCTCGACCGCGGCCAACCAGGTCTTCTCCGCCAACTCGGGCGAGGCGGTCGAGGGCTTCTCCAAGGAGTGGGGCGCGTACAACGGCAGCGCGGGCGGTGGCGACAACTACTTCCGCGACGCGGCCATGGCAGCCGAGGTGATCGCGTTCGCCTTCGACGCGGCCGCGCTCGCCGTCATCGCGGGCAAGATCGCGGTCATCGTCCAGCTCGTGATCACCGCCGCCGAACTCATCGCGGCTCAGGCGGCCGCACCGTTCACCCTGGGCCTGTCCGAACTCGGCGCGGCCGGCGCCACCCAGGCGTCCCGCGTGATCATCCGCCAGATCCTCGACAAGCTCAAGCGTGAGGTCATGGAGGCGGCCACCAAGGCGATGGAACACGCCACGATGGACGCCATCAAGAAGATGACGAAGGAACTGGCCCAGAAGGCGGTGTCCAAAGAAGCCCGCAAGCTGGTCACGGACTACGCCAAGCAGCAGGTCAAGGAAACGGTCAAGGACACCGTCAAGGAAACGGTAGTCGACGCGGCCAAGGAAAAGGCCGTAGAAGCAGGCACCGAGATGGCTCAGAACGTCGCCGAGCAAGGCGTCGAGAACCACTTCGGCGCTCGCGACGGCATCGACTGGGGCGAAACCGCCGACATCGGCAAGGAAAAGGCCGGCGAATACGTCGACGGCGTCAAGGAAGGCGCCGCCGGCCTCGCCGACCCCAACACCTACATCGACCACGCCAAGGAAGACCTCACCAACCGCGGCCTGGACGCCGCACAACGCCACGTCGACAACCGCACCGGCGGCGCCGCCACCAACAACCCGGAGGCCACGGACGCGGCCCGTTCGGCCGTTACGGACGAGGTCCGCTCGGTCTTCGGCTGA
- a CDS encoding RHS repeat-associated core domain-containing protein, which translates to MGVVLPGWADELLDLIGVSWPNVDEDDYREMANAMREFADDIDEGANEAHTAIQSLVGSAGGSLAVEAMNAHWGKINGTHLKGLADCGRMAATAMDGVAVLIEGAKIGALVQLGILAAEVIAAQAAAPFTLGLSELGALGATQATRMILKRLFKEVCQQVAEQVISIALTPVEEALGAMVGDLVVQLGANALGVKDGVDLGQTAKAGKDGFNQGVQDAKDSAKSAAENPMELLSAGGRRGGGGGLGGSGGGSGSGGGGGAGGGSGFSFDNDEHDRVVTSLESAGGTFRNKAGGKIGRAKSHHGRTRGKDPIADAANTMLDKVIEGIEDGVKKTAKHLDDNMTRGIKQMAKNHHDNDKGLADHFKGLGKDGKKDPKGPTSTTPGGSDQHGKGGPNSPSKGPGHNAAGTKPDLLNKVLSDPRRHGIPINMRKCKNDPVDVATGQMVLPQTDLSLPGTLPLVLKRTHLSDYTFGMWFGRSWASTLDERIEVDVRNKAVWAREDGSLLIYDQLPTQQQPEVLPIEGPRIPLRCDSPLGAQEMELAVTEPQSGLTRYFSRPSGEGWQLWLTSIEDRNGNQIDFHRNASGRPLSVTHSGGYDITISSDQHLGRICELSLRTQETDQGAVRVRAYSYDAVGNLAGVTNSSGQALTFAYDGEARILSWTDRNDSTFRYVYDSSGRTVQTIGPGGYLSSAFAYDSERRVTRYTDSTGAITTYHLDQRLQTIAETDPLGHTTRFAYDARGRLLEQTDALGNTTRFERDDHGNLTGLIAVDGVRTTAEFNDFNLPVFITERGGLQRRFDYDTRGNQTAITGPDGILTRYEFGEYGHVTAVRNAAGAVTRIRNNAAGLPVEITAPDGARTTFARDSFGRVTTATDALGETVCQGWTIEGKPAWRELPDGTREEWTWDGEGNLLSHTDRAGHTSTHSATHFDRRAATRSSDGGEYHFTHDTELRLTTVTNARGLEWHYHYDAAGRLISETDFDGRTLTYEHDALGHLTRRTNAAGQSLTYERDVLGRVVRLQHDDGATSTFAYDATGRAVHIANPHARIDLERDRVGRVVTESVNGCSLTRTYDALGRRTHRRTPSGAISSLTYDERGLTAYTTGEHTFHFEHDALGRETTRSLGDTLTLHNDWDPVGRLLHQTCSSPQDTLLDRSFSYHADGTPHTIDDIRTGRSTHTVDEAGRITAVTAHNWSERYAYSTDGDQTHTSLPARAPGQDAAGERHYAGSRIAQAGRTRYEYDAQGRLIERRTTTLSGKTLKWAFTWDAEDRLTHVHAPGDTHWRYLYDALGRRIAKERLTPQGHVAEATSYCWDGGQLAEQQSSGVTLVWDYKGLQPLAQRESKANIAQEEIDRRFFAIVTDLSGAPSELVGPDGTIAWRGRSTAWGATQSHRDATAYTPLRYPGQYFDPETGLHYNVNRYYDPDVGRYTSPDPLGLAPAVNHYAYVPNPFTLVDPLGLAGCEDDPTWGGRVVFVRDEHGRPYEMHATITRDMLDEGTPANNNLRPPGFVHGTVHNQARGHLLARMLGGSGDTLDNLATITQNPTNSPHMRDDEQDIYDAVAPDDGEIVQYSVYLEYTDDNKHSVPKWIQMEADGNKGFKLEANLKNPDHAAQQDRRRRGIE; encoded by the coding sequence GTGGGTGTTGTGCTGCCGGGATGGGCGGACGAACTGCTCGACCTGATCGGTGTGTCGTGGCCGAACGTGGACGAGGACGATTACCGTGAAATGGCCAACGCCATGCGGGAGTTCGCCGACGACATCGACGAAGGCGCGAACGAGGCCCACACCGCGATCCAGAGTCTGGTGGGTTCGGCGGGCGGCTCCCTGGCCGTCGAGGCGATGAACGCCCACTGGGGCAAGATCAACGGCACGCACCTCAAGGGGCTTGCCGACTGCGGCCGCATGGCGGCCACCGCGATGGACGGCGTCGCGGTCCTCATCGAGGGCGCCAAGATCGGCGCGCTGGTCCAGCTCGGTATCCTCGCCGCCGAGGTCATCGCCGCCCAGGCCGCAGCCCCCTTCACCCTCGGCCTGTCCGAACTCGGCGCGCTGGGCGCGACCCAGGCCACCCGAATGATCCTCAAGCGCCTGTTCAAGGAGGTCTGCCAGCAGGTCGCCGAACAGGTCATCAGCATCGCCCTCACACCGGTGGAGGAGGCGTTGGGTGCGATGGTGGGCGACCTCGTCGTCCAGCTCGGCGCCAACGCCCTCGGTGTCAAGGACGGCGTGGACCTGGGCCAGACCGCCAAGGCCGGCAAGGACGGCTTCAACCAGGGCGTACAGGACGCCAAGGACTCCGCCAAGTCAGCCGCTGAGAACCCGATGGAGCTCCTCAGCGCCGGTGGCCGCCGGGGAGGCGGGGGCGGTCTCGGCGGATCCGGAGGCGGCAGCGGTTCCGGCGGAGGCGGCGGGGCCGGTGGCGGTAGCGGGTTCAGCTTCGACAACGACGAGCACGACCGCGTCGTCACCAGCCTCGAAAGCGCGGGCGGCACCTTCCGCAACAAGGCCGGCGGCAAGATCGGCCGCGCCAAGAGCCACCACGGCCGCACCCGCGGCAAGGACCCCATCGCTGATGCCGCCAACACCATGCTCGACAAGGTCATCGAAGGCATCGAGGACGGCGTCAAGAAAACCGCCAAACACCTCGACGACAACATGACCCGCGGCATCAAGCAGATGGCCAAGAACCACCACGACAACGACAAGGGCCTGGCGGACCATTTCAAGGGTCTTGGCAAGGACGGGAAGAAGGATCCCAAGGGCCCCACCTCGACCACCCCCGGAGGCAGCGATCAGCATGGCAAGGGTGGCCCCAACTCGCCTTCGAAGGGACCTGGTCACAACGCTGCCGGTACCAAGCCAGACCTGTTGAACAAGGTCCTGAGCGACCCGCGTCGCCACGGCATCCCCATCAACATGCGGAAGTGCAAGAACGACCCGGTGGACGTAGCTACGGGGCAGATGGTCCTCCCGCAGACAGACCTCAGTCTTCCGGGAACCCTGCCACTGGTGCTCAAACGAACACATCTGTCGGACTACACGTTCGGGATGTGGTTCGGTCGCTCCTGGGCTTCGACTCTGGACGAGCGGATTGAGGTCGACGTCCGCAACAAGGCCGTATGGGCCCGCGAAGATGGCTCGCTGCTCATCTACGACCAGTTGCCGACCCAACAACAGCCAGAAGTGCTGCCGATCGAGGGTCCTCGGATTCCGCTGCGCTGTGACAGTCCCCTCGGCGCTCAGGAAATGGAGTTGGCAGTCACCGAGCCTCAATCGGGCCTGACCCGCTACTTCTCGAGGCCGTCCGGTGAAGGTTGGCAGTTGTGGCTCACCTCGATCGAGGACCGCAACGGCAATCAGATCGACTTTCACCGAAATGCGTCCGGCAGGCCCCTTTCGGTTACGCACAGCGGTGGCTACGACATCACCATCAGCAGCGACCAGCATCTCGGTCGCATCTGTGAGCTTTCGCTGCGTACCCAGGAAACAGACCAGGGCGCAGTGCGCGTGAGGGCGTACTCCTACGACGCGGTAGGCAACCTCGCGGGGGTGACCAATTCCTCCGGACAGGCTCTGACGTTCGCCTATGACGGCGAGGCACGCATTCTCTCGTGGACTGACCGAAACGATTCCACATTCCGCTACGTATATGACAGTTCAGGCCGCACGGTTCAAACCATCGGGCCCGGCGGCTACCTGTCGTCGGCGTTCGCCTACGACTCGGAGCGCCGGGTTACTCGCTACACCGACTCCACCGGCGCGATCACCACGTACCATCTGGACCAGCGGCTTCAGACAATTGCCGAGACCGACCCCCTGGGGCACACGACTCGCTTCGCGTATGACGCCCGGGGTCGGCTCCTTGAGCAGACCGACGCGCTGGGCAACACCACCCGCTTCGAACGCGACGACCACGGTAACCTCACCGGCCTGATCGCCGTCGACGGGGTCCGCACCACCGCGGAGTTCAACGACTTCAATCTGCCCGTTTTCATCACCGAACGAGGCGGCCTCCAAAGGCGCTTCGACTATGACACCAGGGGTAACCAGACCGCCATCACAGGCCCCGACGGCATCCTCACCCGGTATGAGTTCGGCGAGTACGGCCACGTGACCGCCGTCCGAAATGCGGCTGGAGCGGTGACCCGCATCCGGAACAACGCCGCCGGACTGCCTGTGGAGATCACGGCGCCCGACGGTGCCCGCACCACCTTCGCTCGCGATTCCTTCGGCCGCGTAACCACCGCCACCGACGCCCTGGGCGAAACGGTCTGCCAGGGCTGGACCATCGAGGGAAAGCCCGCCTGGCGCGAACTGCCCGACGGCACGCGGGAGGAGTGGACCTGGGACGGCGAAGGCAACCTGCTCAGCCACACCGACCGCGCTGGTCACACCAGCACGCACAGTGCCACTCACTTCGACCGGCGTGCCGCTACTCGCAGCAGTGACGGCGGCGAATACCACTTCACCCACGACACTGAACTGCGCCTCACCACAGTCACCAACGCGCGGGGCCTTGAGTGGCATTACCACTACGACGCGGCCGGCCGCCTGATATCCGAGACGGATTTCGACGGGCGCACCCTGACCTACGAACACGATGCTCTGGGACACCTGACCCGTCGCACGAACGCCGCCGGCCAAAGCCTGACGTACGAGCGTGATGTCCTGGGTCGCGTTGTGCGCCTACAGCACGACGACGGGGCCACCTCTACTTTCGCCTACGACGCCACCGGCCGCGCCGTCCACATCGCCAATCCCCATGCCCGCATCGACCTGGAACGTGACCGCGTAGGACGCGTCGTCACCGAGAGCGTCAACGGCTGCAGCCTGACCCGCACCTACGACGCCCTGGGGCGGCGCACCCACCGCCGCACTCCCTCGGGGGCCATCAGCTCACTCACCTACGACGAACGCGGGCTGACCGCATACACGACAGGCGAGCACACGTTCCATTTCGAACATGATGCTTTGGGCCGCGAAACCACCCGAAGCCTCGGCGACACCCTCACTCTGCACAACGACTGGGACCCTGTCGGCCGCCTCCTTCACCAGACCTGCTCTAGCCCACAAGACACTCTGCTGGACCGCTCCTTCTCCTACCACGCCGACGGCACACCACACACGATCGACGACATCCGCACCGGCCGGAGCACCCACACCGTCGACGAAGCGGGGCGCATCACCGCCGTCACCGCACACAACTGGAGCGAGCGCTACGCCTACAGCACTGACGGCGACCAGACCCACACCTCACTACCCGCAAGGGCACCCGGCCAAGACGCCGCTGGTGAGCGCCACTATGCCGGGAGCCGTATCGCACAGGCCGGACGGACTCGCTACGAGTACGACGCGCAAGGCCGCCTCATCGAGCGCCGCACCACCACACTCAGCGGCAAGACGCTCAAATGGGCCTTCACGTGGGACGCCGAAGACCGTCTCACCCACGTTCATGCCCCGGGCGACACTCACTGGCGCTACCTTTACGACGCCCTCGGCCGCCGCATCGCCAAGGAGCGCCTGACCCCTCAAGGGCATGTCGCGGAGGCCACCTCGTACTGCTGGGACGGGGGCCAACTGGCTGAACAGCAGAGCAGTGGCGTCACCTTGGTATGGGACTACAAAGGTCTGCAGCCCCTGGCACAACGCGAGTCCAAAGCCAACATCGCTCAAGAGGAGATCGACCGCCGGTTCTTTGCCATCGTCACGGATCTCTCTGGAGCCCCCAGCGAACTTGTCGGTCCCGATGGAACAATCGCCTGGCGCGGCCGCAGCACGGCCTGGGGCGCGACCCAGTCACACCGCGACGCCACCGCCTATACGCCTCTGCGCTATCCCGGGCAGTACTTCGACCCGGAAACCGGCCTGCACTACAACGTCAACCGCTACTACGACCCCGACGTAGGCCGCTACACCTCACCGGACCCATTGGGCCTGGCCCCCGCCGTCAACCACTACGCCTACGTCCCCAACCCCTTTACCTTGGTGGATCCGCTCGGACTCGCTGGCTGCGAGGATGACCCCACCTGGGGCGGACGAGTTGTTTTTGTCCGGGACGAGCACGGTCGGCCGTACGAGATGCACGCCACGATCACCCGCGACATGCTCGATGAAGGGACCCCCGCCAACAACAACCTGCGGCCGCCCGGCTTCGTTCACGGGACAGTCCACAACCAGGCCCGCGGACACCTGCTGGCCCGAATGCTCGGAGGATCCGGGGATACACTCGATAACCTGGCCACCATCACGCAGAACCCCACGAACAGCCCGCACATGCGTGACGATGAGCAGGATATCTACGACGCTGTGGCCCCGGATGACGGCGAGATCGTCCAGTACAGCGTCTACCTTGAGTACACCGACGACAACAAGCACTCCGTACCCAAGTGGATTCAGATGGAAGCCGACGGCAACAAGGGATTCAAGCTCGAAGCAAACCTTAAGAACCCTGACCACGCCGCACAACAGGACCGACGCCGCCGAGGAATCGAGTGA
- a CDS encoding SUKH-4 family immunity protein: MITQAQAHATAARWLNPEGHQGPPREVAMQEFDLGWVVWAVPPPPEVDPETGQRRPPAEIGTACGVVDRATGELTVWPSVPVDEVVRMYQQKHGAGADGGTSHALEAMGEAPAQAAAADQPPVTGPGNTAVATYNDPATGEETSLVRVSAPGMPPVEFQLHEELLRLGVRGEDVRAVHTDLRPALLPGGYPGDFIFRGFPNATFSCTEGYGMRPEERAEGIAGLLRHVEMMHQLAGRPAPPRPHRVPVPQNAEPAPPMRDVALGKHLTEVLGPQGVIRPDADDLAATRLPEAAKKTLTWAGLPAQVPYFFTADQVDSPPPGGLFTDVATHLRQTGTETREQTLETLAGYVRLGTDGLYTLAVQCTAPEANQSLVGTVWAVQPSSGGGRFVNRTLAAYLRSLALLATTRQQMRGMDPYAAGAAVAAFQEQIAAIDSWALDDEGNWWSLIIEQMWHGLF; the protein is encoded by the coding sequence GTGATCACCCAGGCGCAGGCACACGCCACCGCCGCCCGCTGGCTCAACCCCGAAGGGCATCAGGGCCCGCCGCGTGAGGTGGCCATGCAGGAGTTCGACCTCGGCTGGGTGGTGTGGGCCGTACCGCCGCCCCCGGAGGTCGACCCGGAGACCGGGCAGCGGCGCCCGCCCGCGGAGATCGGCACCGCGTGCGGTGTCGTCGACCGCGCCACCGGCGAGCTGACGGTCTGGCCGTCCGTGCCGGTCGACGAGGTCGTACGGATGTACCAGCAGAAGCACGGCGCGGGGGCGGATGGGGGTACGTCCCATGCCCTTGAGGCTATGGGGGAGGCCCCGGCTCAGGCGGCCGCCGCCGACCAGCCGCCGGTCACCGGCCCCGGCAACACCGCCGTCGCCACGTACAACGACCCGGCCACCGGTGAGGAGACCAGCCTCGTCCGTGTCTCGGCCCCCGGAATGCCGCCCGTCGAGTTCCAGTTGCACGAGGAGCTGCTGCGCCTCGGCGTACGCGGCGAGGACGTCCGGGCGGTGCACACCGACCTCCGCCCCGCCCTGCTCCCCGGCGGCTACCCGGGCGACTTCATCTTCCGTGGCTTCCCCAACGCCACCTTCTCCTGCACCGAGGGCTACGGCATGCGGCCCGAGGAACGCGCGGAGGGCATCGCCGGGCTGCTGCGGCACGTCGAGATGATGCACCAGTTGGCGGGCCGGCCGGCGCCGCCGCGGCCACACCGGGTGCCGGTGCCCCAGAACGCCGAGCCGGCGCCGCCGATGCGCGATGTGGCCCTCGGCAAGCACCTCACCGAGGTCCTCGGTCCCCAGGGCGTGATCCGCCCGGACGCCGACGACCTCGCCGCCACCCGGCTCCCGGAGGCCGCGAAGAAGACCCTCACCTGGGCCGGGCTGCCCGCCCAGGTCCCGTACTTCTTCACCGCGGACCAGGTCGACAGCCCCCCGCCCGGCGGTCTGTTCACCGATGTCGCCACCCACCTGCGGCAGACCGGGACCGAGACCCGGGAGCAGACGCTGGAGACCCTCGCCGGCTACGTCCGCCTCGGCACGGACGGCCTCTACACCCTCGCCGTCCAGTGCACCGCCCCGGAGGCGAACCAGAGCCTGGTCGGCACCGTCTGGGCCGTCCAGCCGTCGTCGGGCGGCGGCCGCTTCGTCAACCGCACCCTCGCCGCGTATCTGCGCTCGCTGGCCCTGCTGGCGACCACGCGGCAGCAGATGCGGGGCATGGACCCGTACGCGGCGGGCGCGGCGGTGGCCGCCTTCCAGGAGCAGATCGCGGCGATCGATTCCTGGGCGCTGGACGACGAGGGCAACTGGTGGTCGCTGATCATCGAGCAGATGTGGCACGGGTTGTTCTGA
- a CDS encoding WXG100 family type VII secretion target has translation MSDEVRISTEELHRLGASFEISAEDLDRQLSAFRRRADAEALRDGFGSDEAARHFRELYEQAERALSRLQRRLAEVGCGIKETAANTQAADDELAEMMRSVQ, from the coding sequence ATGTCCGATGAGGTCCGGATCAGTACCGAGGAGCTGCACCGGCTCGGTGCGTCCTTCGAGATATCCGCGGAAGATCTGGACCGGCAGCTGAGTGCATTCAGACGGCGGGCGGACGCCGAGGCGCTGCGGGACGGATTCGGCAGCGACGAGGCGGCCCGGCACTTCCGGGAGCTGTACGAACAGGCCGAGCGCGCTCTGAGCCGGCTGCAGCGGCGGCTCGCCGAGGTCGGCTGCGGCATCAAGGAGACGGCCGCGAACACACAGGCGGCCGACGACGAGCTGGCCGAGATGATGCGGAGCGTGCAGTGA